The proteins below are encoded in one region of Sander vitreus isolate 19-12246 chromosome 24, sanVit1, whole genome shotgun sequence:
- the LOC144512913 gene encoding tubulin alpha-1A chain-like, whose protein sequence is MPSDKTIGGGDDSFNTFFSETGAGKHVPRAVFVDLEPTVIDEVRTGTYRQLFHPEQLITGKEDAANNYARGHYTIGKEIIDLVLDRIRKLADQCTGLQGFLIFHSFGGGTGSGFTSLLMERLSVDYGKKSKLEFAIYPAPQVSTAVVEPYNSILTTHTTLEHSDCAFMVDNEAIYDICRRNLDIERPTYTNLNRLIGQIVSSITASLRFDGALNVDLTEFQTNLVPYPRIHFPLATYAPVISAEKAYHEQLSVAEITNACFEPANQMVKCDPRHGKYMACCLLYRGDVVPKDVNSAIATIKTKRTIQFVDWCPTGFKVGINYQPPTVVPGGDLAKVQRAVCMLSNTTAIAEAWARLDHKFDLMYAKRAFVHWYVGEGMEEGEFSEAREDMAALEKDYEEVGTDSVGDEGEEEGEEY, encoded by the exons ATGCCCAGTGACAAGACCATCGGAGGAGGAGACGACTCCTTCAACACCTTCTTCAGTGAGACTGGAGCTGGCAAACATGTTCCCAGAGCTGTCTTCGTGGACTTGGAGCCAACAGTCATTG ATGAGGTTCGTACAGGAACCTACCGCCAGCTCTTCCATCCTGAGCAGCTGATCACCGGAAAGGAAGACGCAGCCAACAACTACGCTCGTGGTCACTACACCATCGGCAAAGAGATCATCGACCTGGTTCTTGACAGGATTCGTAAACTG GCTGACCAGTGCACAGGACTCCAAGGTTTCCTCATCTTCCACTCATTTGGAGGAGGAACCGGCTCAGGCTTCACCTCTCTGCTGATGGAGCGTCTCTCTGTTGACTACGGAAAAAAGTCCAAACTTGAGTTTGCCATCTATCCAGCTCCTCAAGTGTCCACCGCTGTGGTGGAGCCCTACAACTCCATCCTGACCACCCACACCACCCTGGAGCACTCAGACTGCGCCTTCATGGTGGACAATGAGGCCATCTACGACATCTGCCGCAGGAACCTGGACATTGAGCGCCCCACTTACACCAACCTCAACAGGCTGATTGGACAGATCGTCTCCTCCATCACCGCCTCCCTGCGCTTCGACGGCGCCCTGAATGTGGACCTGACGGAGTTCCAGACCAACCTGGTGCCCTACCCTCGTATCCATTTCCCTCTGGCCACCTACGCCCCGGTTATCTCCGCAGAGAAGGCCTATCACGAGCAGCTATCGGTGGCTGAGATCACCAACGCCTGCTTCgagccagccaatcagatggtgAAATGCGACCCTCGCCACGGCAAATACATGGCCTGCTGTCTCCTGTACCGCGGTGATGTAGTTCCCAAAGACGTCAACTCTGCCATCGCCACCATCAAAACGAAGCGCACCATCCAGTTTGTGGACTGGTGTCCCACAGGCTTCAAGGTGGGCATCAACTACCAGCCTCCCACTGTGGTTCCTGGAGGAGACCTGGCCAAGGTGCAGAGGGCCGTGTGCATGCTCAGCAACACCACCGCCATCGCCGAGGCCTGGGCTCGCCTCGACCACAAGTTTGACCTGATGTACGCCAAGAGGGCCTTCGTCCACTGGTACGTCGGAGaggggatggaggagggagagttCTCGGAGGCCAGAGAGGACATGGCTGCCCTGGAGAAAGATTACGAAGAGGTGGGCACTGACAGCGTCGGGGacgaaggagaggaagagggcgAGGAATATTaa